The sequence TGCGAACCTGAACTACATGGTTTCAGACGGGAAGGTCCCAGCTCGGCCCGTCAGGGGCACCCAGCCAGACGTACTGACGCTCCCCGGTGACTGTGAGGCCGTACGCCGACTGGTGCGGAGACCCGGCTGCCTGCCAGGTCACGACGGCGTGCTCGACCGCGTCCCACAGCCGCAGCGGCCCGCGTTGACGGACCGTCCACCCGCCTCGCGGATCGAGCCCGGTGGCGGCCAGCGAACCGGTGGCCACGTCCCACAGGACGACCTCGTCACCGCCGCCCAACCTCACCGCCGACGGCGCGGCCAACTGCGCGGCGAACAGCCCGGCCGGATCGTCCAGAACCCCCGGATCCACCCGGCTCTCCCTGGCATCCCCGGTCACGAGGTAGGCGGACGGCATCGGCGGCGGGCCGTGGGGACGGGCGGTCATGAAGGAGATGTCATCCCCCAGGAACCGCCCGCTCGCGGTGCCGTCGTCACCGAGCATGAGGTGCGCGAACGCGGACCCGCCCATCCACCCGGACATCGGCGCGGTGATCGTGCTACCGTCGCGGACCTGCCACATCCACGAGAACGGGATGGAACGGACCGAGCAGGTGGCGATCAGCCGGTCGTACTCGGCGTTCTTGTCATATCCCAGCAGGCCGTCCCCGGTCACGAGCGTCGGCGCGTACCCGGCCACGGTGAGCGCGTCACGGGCCCGGCCGGCCACCACCGGGTCGTACTCGACGGAGGTCACGGCGTGGGAGCCGAGCCTGTGGCACATCAGCGCGGTGGAGTAGCCGGTGCCAGTGCCCACCTCCAGCACCTTGTCTCCGTCGGAGATCCCCGCGGCCTCCAGCATCAGCACGACCAGGCCGGGCAGTGTCGACGACGATGTTGGCGCTCCGGAGACAGTGCCGTGCGCGCCCTCGACCATGCTCCCGTCGATCTGCGTCACCCAGGTCTCGTCGCGGTAGACCAGGTGGAGCCACTCGTCCCCGGTGACCTCCGCACGGTGGATCACCTCCCACTCGCCGTCCGCGGTGACTCTGGCGACCGTCGACCCGAGGAACCGCTCACGAGGTACGGCCTCGACCGCGTCCCGCCAGGCCGGGTCACGTAGGGAACCGGTGCGGGCGAGCCGGTCGGCGAGGGTACGGCGGAGCCGTACGGCGAGGCCGGGGGTTTCGCGGGTAGTCACGTCGAGTCCTCCAGGAGCAGAGCGGCGATGGCGGCGGCGATGGGCAGCCCGGTGGCGTCTTCCAGCCATCCCCACTGGCCGTTGGGGTTGCACTCCAGGAACACCGGAATGCCGTCACCGGTGAGCCCGAAGTCAAACGCGCCGAAGCTCAGGCCGCCCCTCCGGTGCAGGAGCCAACGGCAAGGCGCTACACGCAATACCTTCGTCACCTCTCCGCTGCGCCCAGTCAGGTTCAGCACCGTAATCATGGACTGTCCGCTGCGGTCAGGGACCGATCAGTTTGATCTCCCATGGTTGAAAGGGTGAATCGATCTCGGATCCGTGCAACATCGCCGCGCTCGGCACATTGGACGCGAGAACTCATGAGATCTACGACATTCAACCTTTTTGATCACTACTGTGGAGAAGTTACGCTGATCGCCGATCAAGGAGGTTGCCTCCTCGGACGACTTGAGCAGGAGGCGCCAGGCCATGGAAGATGCACCCGTTCTGGGCCTGTACGACTCTCTGCTCACCAGCCAGCTCGCTCGACGCGTGGCT comes from Streptosporangium roseum DSM 43021 and encodes:
- the tgmC gene encoding ATP-grasp peptide maturase system methyltransferase yields the protein MTTRETPGLAVRLRRTLADRLARTGSLRDPAWRDAVEAVPRERFLGSTVARVTADGEWEVIHRAEVTGDEWLHLVYRDETWVTQIDGSMVEGAHGTVSGAPTSSSTLPGLVVLMLEAAGISDGDKVLEVGTGTGYSTALMCHRLGSHAVTSVEYDPVVAGRARDALTVAGYAPTLVTGDGLLGYDKNAEYDRLIATCSVRSIPFSWMWQVRDGSTITAPMSGWMGGSAFAHLMLGDDGTASGRFLGDDISFMTARPHGPPPMPSAYLVTGDARESRVDPGVLDDPAGLFAAQLAAPSAVRLGGGDEVVLWDVATGSLAATGLDPRGGWTVRQRGPLRLWDAVEHAVVTWQAAGSPHQSAYGLTVTGERQYVWLGAPDGPSWDLPV